The following nucleotide sequence is from Mesorhizobium sp. J8.
CGCTGCGCAATGGTCGCTTCGCCGCCCTGCTGCGCGCCGGTGGCCTGCTCAACGACGAGGAGGTCCGCCGCCTCAGCCGTCCGGTGACGGAAGCGGCGTAAGCGCCGCTTCTCTCCCCGGTTGGGAATTGCCCCCAAGACACTGCCGGTCTATTTAGGTCGCCATGAGCGACACCACCTCACGCTTTTCCGGCTGGAACGACCTCGCCAACCCGACGCGCTTCGTCGGGCTGGCGGACAAGCTCATTCCGTGGCTGGCGGCTGTCGCGGCGGTCCTGCTCGCCGTCGGCCTCTATATGAGCTTCACCGCGCCGGAGGATTTCCAGCAGGGCATTACGGTGCGCATCATGTATATCCACGTGCCTTTCGCCTGGCTCGCCATGATGTGCTACACGATCATGGCGATCTCTGCGCTCGGCACGCTGGTCTGGCGCCATCCGTTGGCCGATGTCGCGCTGAAAGCGGCGGCCCCGATCGGCGCCACCTTCACGGCGTTGGCGCTGATCACCGGTTCGATCTGGGGCAAGCCGATGTGGGGCACCTGGTGGGTCTGGGACGCGCGGCTGACCTCCGTGTTCGTGCTTTTCCTGATGTATCTGGGCATCATCGCGCTGACCCGCGCGCTGGACGATGCCGGCCGCGCCGCCTGGGCCGCCGCCATCATCACGCTGGTCGGCTTCATCAACATCCCGATCATCAAATTCTCGGTCGACTGGTGGAACACGCTGCATCAGCCAGCGTCGGTCTTCCGCCTCGGCGGCCCGACCATCGACCCCTCCATGCTGTGGCCGCTGGCCGTCATGGCGCTGGGTTTCACGGTGCTTTTCTTCGCGCTGCACCTGATGGCGATGCGCACGGAGATTTTCAGGCGGCGCGTGACCGCGATGCGCAGGGTCGCGGCGCGCCAGGCGGAGCGGGCTTAGCCTTCTCCCTTGTGAGAGCAGGGAAAGGCGCGCCTCACCCCATCTTCCCCCTTGCCGCCACCGGCAGCGTTTCCAGCACCTTGTCGCCGTCGATCAGGTGCACCTGGTCGAACAGGTTCGTCACCACGCAGCAATGGTCGGGCACGACGCGCACGCGCTCGCCGATGCGCAGCTTGGCGTCGTCGCCAAGCGTGACGGTGCCGTGCTCTTCGCTCAATCCGGTGACCCGGGCGCCTGGCACGCCGAGCAGTTCGCCGAACTCCGGCAGGCCGAGCGTATCGGAGGACAGCGCCTTGCTGCCGCTGTCGAGGATGGCGCGGGTCGCTGTCGGGTGGCTGACCACCGTGGCAAGAACGGTTAGCGCGCAGTCGTCCAGCGTGCCGACGCCTTTGGCGACCTGGTAGCGGTCGAGATAGATGTAGGTGCCGGGCCGGTATTCGGTGACGACGCTGTCCTCGCCGGAGCGCCACATGTCCGGCGTGCCGCCGCTGGAGATGCGCTCGCATTCGAGGCCGGCCGCCGCAAGCGCGTCGCGCGCGGCCTTCAGCCAGGCGTCCGCCTCGGCGGCGCGCCCCGCCGCAGGATAGGTCATCAGCCCGCCGAAGGAGAGGCCCTTCGCCTGGTCGATCACCTTCGCCAACGCCAGCGCTTCGTCGTCGCTCTGCACGCCGCAGCGGCCCATGCCGGTGTCGCACTCGACCAGCACCGAAAGCGGATGACCGGCATCGGTGAAGGTGGCGGCAAGGCCCTCCAGCGTCTCATGGCTATCCGCCGTCACAGACAGCGTGACACGCCCATGCAGC
It contains:
- a CDS encoding D-TA family PLP-dependent enzyme; this translates as MPSIDDLDTPAILIDAARAEANINKAQAHADRHGLKLRPHIKTHKLPYWAKKQVAAGAVGITCQKIGEAEVMADAGLDDIFLPYNILGRAKLERLKALHGRVTLSVTADSHETLEGLAATFTDAGHPLSVLVECDTGMGRCGVQSDDEALALAKVIDQAKGLSFGGLMTYPAAGRAAEADAWLKAARDALAAAGLECERISSGGTPDMWRSGEDSVVTEYRPGTYIYLDRYQVAKGVGTLDDCALTVLATVVSHPTATRAILDSGSKALSSDTLGLPEFGELLGVPGARVTGLSEEHGTVTLGDDAKLRIGERVRVVPDHCCVVTNLFDQVHLIDGDKVLETLPVAARGKMG
- a CDS encoding heme ABC transporter permease → MSDTTSRFSGWNDLANPTRFVGLADKLIPWLAAVAAVLLAVGLYMSFTAPEDFQQGITVRIMYIHVPFAWLAMMCYTIMAISALGTLVWRHPLADVALKAAAPIGATFTALALITGSIWGKPMWGTWWVWDARLTSVFVLFLMYLGIIALTRALDDAGRAAWAAAIITLVGFINIPIIKFSVDWWNTLHQPASVFRLGGPTIDPSMLWPLAVMALGFTVLFFALHLMAMRTEIFRRRVTAMRRVAARQAERA